Sequence from the Argentina anserina chromosome 7, drPotAnse1.1, whole genome shotgun sequence genome:
TCCTTCCAGCGCCAAATTTGTGGTATTTGTGAGAGCTGTTTGCATTTTGAAAATTGGTACCTTGGATTTGGTGGTATTTATCTGTCGTTGCCCTCGCAGAAGGCACATCCATTgccatctttttatttcttacatGTTTTTTTATAGATTTGAAACTTGTGTTTTCCACTTCTGAACCCTATTGGAACCTTTATCTCCTTGCTATAGGTTCCAGAAAGTTCAACCACCGCTGAACATATTGCAACCAAAAGTTCTCCTGGTAGTTCCTTTTTCCTTCTCTTGATGTGCTTTTCTTTGAATTATAAgaatcttcttttttctttttagtcaAATGATGTATACAATTTTGACAAAATAATGAGTCCTTCATTTTCTCCTCAAATAGTTCTCCAAGAATTTGAAGCTGATTATCCTTAAAATCAACTGCATCCTCAATCTTTCGGTACCGCCCTAATGAAACATTATGTAAACCAAGCAGGAAGGAGGACAAGTCAACACTGGAGATTGCAACAGACTTGACTTTCGGTTTTGATTGGAGAAACTTAAAAAAGGGGAGTATTAGTATCATAGTATGGCAAGGTTGAAGGGAGAGCTTTTCAGAGAGTATGGCAAACTACGGTTGATCTCGGGCAATGTGCAGGAGTCCTCAGAGATCAGACCAGTGGTACACTGGGGTAATCCTGATTTAGAGAGGGCTTTTGACAGTGTTGTCAAGCAGGGGCATCAAGAGTACTCTCCATAAGGCGAGTAGTGGTTCTGAATCAGAAGTTGCTGCTTATGCCGTGCTTGTAAGTGATCCTAGCCAAGCACTTATAGAAGTGAAAGAAACTAGCACAGTGATTACTGCTACTTGTGAAGGCTTAGCTTCCATTATTTTTGAAGCTATATACGAATTTCTCTTTGTTTCATACAATATCTATTAGACTACGCATAAGACCCACCTCAAATTAAGCTACTGGGTTTCCTTATGCCCTCAATCTAcccgaaaagaaaaaggaaaaagcaGAAACAGTATAAAAGCAATTCAAAATTATCTACGTATGGCAAACAAGGTCACAAGCAAATCACCAGTTTAGGTACTCTAATGTAATCATGTACCATCagcattctcaaattcaacagagaTGAAAAGGGCGCTTATGGGAAGAATTAATCAGAATCTTGCTCCCAGCAGGGTAAGTAAAAAGTCTCTGTAGTCTCCTGATGTGTCATCTTTAACATCATCTTCAAGGCTATTTTTGGACAGTGTGGAGTACTCCTCTCTGATTTTGATCATGTCAATCTCAGCTCGGCTCACAATGGCTCTATTCAAAGAATCCTCATCCGTCCCGAGCCCAACAACAGAATCCTTGATAACCTGGTAAATGTTCAAgtaacaaggaaactcatatCAGACCATTTGCTAAAAATGACACATAAATTCTCTACATATCTGCTACGTTATTGCTGGACCACAATATGGAATACGAAACAATATTCTTCCCTACACAGGTTTTAAACCTGATGGACAAAGGGGAAAATATGCAACAATCTAAAGGAAATTCAAAGTCTATTCGAATTGAGGTTGAATATACTGGAGAACAAAATGGCCACAGACTTGTTCCCCTACACTGCCCATTGTCTTACCACCAATAATTCTTAAAGAAACTGATCCACGTCATCCCTTTTCCCATCCTTTTCATAGAATCACTATTCATTTCCATCCAATCCAAATTCCTAATGTTAAAACATTGAAAACTGAACTGGATTATATGCATTTCACCAATGCATGGGCTAGGTTGTAAAACTAGAACTATTCCAAAGAACAATGAATCTCATTTATTCTTTACACAAAGCAAAAAAGAGCAAGCAACATTGTTCCACATTACAGCTATAGCCAATTACATTGAAAGGTTAccacagaaaagaaaaggagtgAGGGAGAAGATCAGAAATCAGTTACAGATAATTCCATTATTTTGATCAAATTAATAAgtatgatttcaatatacaCGTATATCTACATAATAAACAGGCCATTAGTCCAACCAAACCACtaccttttgtttcttgggTCTTATAAAGGCCACTCCAGTTTCAACTTTGAAGCTATGtcaaattaacaaaaataaacaatatAAAATATCGGCTCATAGGGAATGATATTACCTGTGCAAAATGTTTCTCTGGTGTATCTATGCAAGTGATAACCAAGGTCAAGAGAGATTCCGAATCACCATCACCACAACTTTTAATGTCCTGTCAGCAAAACATAGGAACTCTAGTGTTTTGTTATAGTCCTTTTCCCCcattgaaaaaaatattaaaaaataccaaaataaaaatcatataaTTATGAACTATAGAATACCAGGGCCAATACCTGTTGAATGGGAGATCCATAGTTTTGCTTGTAACACTCAAAGGTTTCTCTGAGCTGAAATATATTCCTTGTGCTGAGTATGGAAACAACGTGATTGTGATCTAATTGCTTTGTCTTGATGGCTTCATGTAGCTTCAGTGCCTCTGAACTGGCAACGCCTGAATCGACTAGCTGTTTGTCATACCT
This genomic interval carries:
- the LOC126801806 gene encoding annexin D3 produces the protein MASLRVPETVPSPEQDCERLHKAFAGFGTDEEAVIWVLGHRNANQRREIIDTYQELYNKSLIDDLRSELSGDFRDAVILWTYDPPERDAKLARDALKKKKKTKGIEHLKVLVEIACASSSHHLMAVRQVYGSLFECSLEEDIASNLSLPLRKLLVGLVSSYRYDKQLVDSGVASSEALKLHEAIKTKQLDHNHVVSILSTRNIFQLRETFECYKQNYGSPIQQDIKSCGDGDSESLLTLVITCIDTPEKHFAQVIKDSVVGLGTDEDSLNRAIVSRAEIDMIKIREEYSTLSKNSLEDDVKDDTSGDYRDFLLTLLGARF